One segment of Lepus europaeus isolate LE1 chromosome 16, mLepTim1.pri, whole genome shotgun sequence DNA contains the following:
- the CASP3 gene encoding caspase-3, whose amino-acid sequence MENIEENSVDSKSIKNLEAKIIHGSKSMDSGISLDNSYKMDYPEVGLCVIINNKNFHKNTGMSSRSGTDVDAANLRETFMNLKYEVRNKNDLTREEIMELMYNVSKEDHSKRSSFICVILSHGDEGVIYGTNGPIELKKLTSFFRGDYCRSLTGKPKLFIIQACRGTELDSGIETDSGADYDMACQKIPVEADFLYAYSTAPGYYSWRNSKDGSWFIQSLCAMLKEYAHKLEFMHILTRVNRKVATEFESYSLDATFHAKKQIPCIVSMLTKELYFYH is encoded by the exons ATGGAGAACATTGAAGAAAACTCCGTGGACTCAAAATCTATCAAAAATTTGGAAGC aaagatcatacaTGGAAGCAAATCAATGGACTCTGGAATATCCTTGGACAATAGTTACAAAATGGATTATCCTGAAGTGGGTTTATGCGTAATCATTAACAACAAGAACTTTCATAAAAACACTG GAATGTCATCCCGGTCTGGTACAGATGTAGATGCAGCAAACCTCAGGGAAACATTCATGAACTTGAAATACGAAGTCAGGAATAAAAATGACCTTACACGTGAAGAAATCATGGAACTCATGTACAATG TTTCTAAAGAAGATCATAGCAAAAGGAGCAGTTTTATTTGTGTGATTCTAAGCCATGGTGATGAAGGAGTCATTtatggaacaaatggacctaTTGAACTGAAGAAATTAACAAGTTTCTTCAGAGGAGATTACTGTAGAAGTCTAACTGGAAAACCTAAACTTTTCATTATTCAG GCTTGCCGAGGCACAGAGCTGGACAGTGGCATCGAGACAGACAGTGGGGCTGACTATGACATGGCATGCCAGAAAATACCAGTTGAAGCCGACTTCCTGTATGCATATTCCACGGCACCTG GTTACTATTCCTGGCGAAACTCAAAGGACGGGTCCTGGTTCATCCAGTCCCTGTGTGCCATGCTGAAAGAGTACGCTCACAAACTTGAGTTCATGCACATTCTTACTCGTGTGAACCGCAAGGTAGCAACAGAGTTCGAGTCCTATTCCCTCGATGCCACTTTTCATGCAAAgaaacagattccatgtattgTGTCCATGCTCACAAAAGAACTGTATTTTTATCACTAA